From Rhodococcus sp. B7740, one genomic window encodes:
- a CDS encoding MerR family transcriptional regulator — MKIGEVARQIDVPTHVLRHWDDVGVVVPERLPSGHRDYSEEHVRRLQVLRACQGVGISLADIRLILHRGEPERTSVIEEHLTRIRRQQAQLDHAERFLAHVVSCTHGLLTRCAQCSEYSTTQLRSPLDAGAPIDSE; from the coding sequence GTGAAGATCGGAGAAGTTGCGCGGCAGATCGACGTTCCCACCCATGTCCTGAGGCATTGGGACGACGTCGGAGTCGTTGTGCCCGAACGCCTACCGTCGGGCCACCGCGACTACAGCGAGGAACATGTACGACGACTGCAGGTGTTGCGAGCCTGTCAAGGCGTAGGCATCAGCTTGGCCGACATTCGCCTGATACTTCACCGAGGCGAGCCCGAACGAACATCGGTCATCGAAGAACATCTGACGCGAATACGACGGCAACAAGCCCAACTCGACCATGCCGAGCGCTTTCTCGCGCACGTCGTCTCGTGCACGCATGGTCTGCTCACCCGATGCGCGCAGTGCAGCGAGTACTCCACTACGCAGCTTCGGTCACCACTGGACGCCGGCGCGCCGATCGATTCCGAGTAG
- a CDS encoding rubredoxin: protein MKLYRCVQCGFEYDEELGWPEDGIEPGTRWDDIPDDWSCPDCGAAKVDFEMVEVERG from the coding sequence ATGAAGCTCTACCGCTGCGTTCAGTGTGGATTCGAGTACGACGAGGAACTGGGGTGGCCCGAGGACGGGATCGAACCCGGCACTCGCTGGGACGACATTCCCGACGACTGGTCGTGCCCCGATTGTGGCGCTGCCAAGGTCGATTTCGAGATGGTCGAGGTCGAGCGCGGGTGA
- a CDS encoding rubredoxin produces MAAFECPVCEFVYDETNGAPREGFPAGTAWSDVPDDWPCPDCGVREKIDFRSKA; encoded by the coding sequence ATGGCCGCCTTCGAGTGCCCGGTGTGCGAGTTCGTCTACGACGAGACCAACGGCGCTCCGCGCGAGGGCTTTCCGGCCGGCACAGCATGGTCCGACGTACCCGACGACTGGCCCTGCCCCGATTGCGGTGTCCGCGAGAAAATCGACTTCAGGAGTAAGGCATGA
- a CDS encoding ClpP family protease, whose product MSTYTIPNVITRDARGERVVDVYSHLLSERIVYLGTGIDAGVANAMIAQLLHLEADSPDQEISMYINCEGGDTAAMLAVYDTMQFIGSPVATTCVGQAVAAGAVLLAAGAPGRRSALTHSRVVLHQPAAQGRGTIPDLILAADEVVRVRAEMEAILAKHTGRDVEKLRHDTDRDLVLTAPAARDYGVVDQVLEGRQAAINVASPRDRS is encoded by the coding sequence ATGAGCACGTACACGATTCCCAATGTCATCACGCGAGATGCGCGCGGCGAACGCGTCGTCGACGTCTATTCGCACCTGCTCAGTGAGCGCATCGTCTATCTCGGTACCGGAATAGACGCCGGTGTGGCGAATGCGATGATCGCACAGCTGCTCCACTTGGAGGCCGACTCCCCCGACCAGGAAATCTCGATGTACATCAACTGCGAGGGCGGTGACACGGCTGCCATGCTCGCCGTCTACGACACGATGCAATTCATCGGATCACCTGTTGCCACAACATGTGTGGGCCAAGCGGTGGCGGCAGGGGCGGTACTGCTCGCGGCGGGAGCACCGGGGCGACGCTCGGCGCTGACTCACAGCCGGGTGGTGCTGCATCAGCCTGCGGCGCAGGGCCGAGGGACCATCCCCGATCTGATTCTGGCTGCCGACGAGGTGGTTCGAGTACGAGCCGAGATGGAAGCGATTCTCGCGAAGCACACGGGACGCGACGTCGAGAAACTCCGCCACGACACCGACCGTGATCTGGTGTTGACGGCACCGGCTGCGCGTGACTACGGCGTCGTCGACCAGGTACTGGAGGGTCGTCAGGCCGCCATCAACGTCGCGTCTCCGCGGGACAGGTCGTGA
- a CDS encoding class I SAM-dependent methyltransferase, translating into MGTSLIGGRGAQWVRELNERHPWSHNDYFHGWILANLPDRRIRAVDMGCGRGGLVRALAPHFDQVTGVDSDSEMRRVAEVTSADVNNVSITDRQLDSWADDSIDLVTMVAVLHHLDMDDALRHVERILAPGGRALIVGLALPRSVQDLLWDSVSIVTNPLIGFLHHPWPSPVTAPPPPFPVKDPVVSFDEIGDMVDKLLPGAMMRHRIGFRHTVEWTKPGARR; encoded by the coding sequence ATGGGAACGTCCCTTATCGGAGGCAGAGGGGCCCAGTGGGTTCGGGAGCTGAACGAGCGACACCCGTGGAGTCACAACGACTACTTTCACGGCTGGATTCTGGCGAATCTGCCGGACCGGCGTATCCGAGCAGTCGACATGGGCTGTGGGCGAGGCGGTCTCGTGCGTGCGTTGGCTCCACACTTCGATCAGGTCACCGGGGTGGACTCCGATTCGGAGATGCGCCGAGTCGCAGAGGTCACCTCTGCAGACGTGAACAATGTGTCGATCACTGATCGCCAACTCGACTCCTGGGCAGACGATTCGATCGATCTCGTGACCATGGTCGCCGTCCTGCATCACCTCGACATGGACGACGCATTGCGTCATGTCGAACGAATACTTGCGCCGGGCGGGCGGGCGCTCATCGTCGGGCTCGCACTACCGCGAAGCGTACAAGATCTGCTGTGGGATTCGGTCTCCATCGTGACCAATCCCCTGATCGGATTTCTGCACCACCCATGGCCGAGCCCGGTGACAGCACCGCCGCCACCGTTCCCGGTCAAGGACCCCGTGGTGAGTTTCGACGAGATCGGGGACATGGTCGACAAGTTGCTACCGGGTGCGATGATGCGACACCGCATAGGTTTTCGACACACAGTCGAGTGGACGAAGCCGGGTGCACGCAGATGA
- a CDS encoding TetR family transcriptional regulator: protein MPAAEQTSTPGRYREAASSLARDTALDALRELLNERNWRNVTMSHIAKAAGLSRQSLYNEFGSRRGVAQGYAIRLTDLFVAMCETALYQHENDASAALRQGFSSFFQLSALDPLVRSLHGGDAPEDLLRLITTDSAVLIERAGDRLAETFQRGWVGASPRQADVISRAIVRLALSYIPEPPPDIASAADDFALLLTPYVDSITAGR from the coding sequence ATGCCCGCAGCCGAACAGACGTCGACCCCCGGTCGATACCGTGAAGCCGCGTCCAGTCTTGCGCGCGATACCGCGCTCGATGCGTTGCGTGAGTTGTTGAACGAGCGCAACTGGCGCAACGTCACGATGAGCCACATCGCCAAGGCAGCAGGGCTGAGCAGACAGAGCCTGTACAACGAGTTCGGTTCACGACGCGGCGTCGCGCAGGGGTACGCCATCAGATTGACCGACCTCTTCGTCGCGATGTGCGAAACGGCGCTGTATCAACACGAGAACGACGCATCGGCTGCTCTGCGCCAAGGCTTCTCGTCGTTCTTCCAGTTGAGTGCGCTCGATCCCCTGGTGCGATCGCTGCACGGTGGCGACGCACCCGAGGATCTGCTCCGGCTGATCACCACCGACAGTGCCGTACTCATCGAGCGCGCGGGAGACCGTCTGGCCGAGACGTTCCAGCGCGGGTGGGTGGGCGCGAGCCCGCGTCAGGCAGACGTCATCAGTCGGGCAATCGTGCGTCTGGCATTGAGCTACATCCCCGAGCCGCCACCCGATATCGCCTCCGCAGCAGATGATTTTGCACTACTGCTGACTCCGTACGTCGATTCCATCACCGCCGGGCGCTGA
- a CDS encoding NAD(P)/FAD-dependent oxidoreductase produces the protein MSASVPHAIAIIGSGATGYTAAKALRAEGFTGSITMVGSERAAPYRRPTVSKELLTGSKSIEQVQLGSAIDGVDVRSGVTAVGLTDSTVLLDDGDPVPYDALLLATGSRARQLDLPGHVFTLRGVADVEPLHADILRTRSLLVIGGGLIGCEAAAAARSLGAEVTVLEAASAPLNRIAPAAISQMYVDLHADNGIAFHTDVAVTDLAEQPDGTLLVTAADGRSWSAGTVLVSVGSVPNVELGADMGLEIGSGILVDAGMQTSIPNIYAAGDVAEVPNTILGGTYRSEHWNGALDQATRAARSMIGVDPGSLDVPWGWSTQHGVNLQFAGWTGATDEYVVARGSVADRRFTACALRDGRLVGAIGVGFPKDIRQIRSFIASGDPVDRDRLGEDWLDRPHAVVR, from the coding sequence GTGAGTGCGTCCGTTCCGCACGCGATCGCGATCATCGGTTCGGGTGCAACCGGGTACACCGCGGCCAAAGCCCTACGCGCCGAGGGTTTCACCGGATCCATCACGATGGTCGGGAGTGAACGGGCTGCGCCGTACCGCCGACCGACGGTGTCCAAGGAGTTGCTGACCGGAAGCAAGTCGATCGAGCAAGTGCAGCTCGGCTCGGCGATCGACGGTGTCGACGTGCGCTCGGGTGTCACGGCTGTCGGCCTCACCGATTCGACTGTGCTGCTCGACGACGGCGACCCGGTTCCGTACGACGCGCTGCTCCTGGCAACCGGCTCTCGGGCCCGGCAACTCGACCTTCCGGGCCACGTGTTCACCCTCCGAGGAGTCGCCGATGTCGAGCCCTTGCACGCCGACATTCTGCGCACCCGATCACTGTTGGTGATCGGCGGCGGACTGATCGGATGCGAGGCGGCCGCGGCTGCTCGGTCCCTGGGAGCCGAGGTGACGGTGCTCGAGGCCGCATCGGCACCGCTCAACCGGATCGCTCCGGCCGCGATCTCGCAGATGTACGTCGACCTGCACGCAGACAACGGCATCGCGTTCCACACCGACGTCGCCGTCACCGACCTCGCCGAGCAACCTGACGGAACACTTCTCGTGACCGCAGCGGACGGTCGTTCGTGGTCCGCCGGCACCGTGCTTGTCTCCGTCGGCTCGGTGCCCAACGTCGAACTCGGAGCAGACATGGGCCTCGAGATCGGATCGGGGATTCTGGTCGACGCGGGGATGCAGACCTCGATACCGAACATCTATGCCGCGGGCGACGTGGCAGAGGTACCCAACACGATCCTCGGTGGAACGTATCGGAGTGAGCACTGGAACGGCGCACTGGATCAGGCCACCCGGGCTGCCCGCTCGATGATCGGCGTGGATCCGGGCAGCCTCGACGTCCCGTGGGGCTGGTCCACCCAACACGGCGTCAACCTTCAGTTCGCGGGGTGGACCGGTGCGACCGACGAGTACGTGGTGGCTCGCGGCTCCGTTGCCGACCGCCGCTTCACCGCATGCGCGCTGCGTGACGGCCGACTCGTCGGGGCCATCGGCGTGGGGTTCCCGAAGGACATCAGGCAGATCAGATCCTTCATCGCCAGCGGAGATCCCGTCGATCGGGATCGCCTCGGAGAGGATTGGCTGGATCGACCACATGCGGTCGTTCGATAG
- a CDS encoding YdeI/OmpD-associated family protein, with protein sequence MAATVLRISTVLESRGPAAAIVLSDEQVASLGSTKTPPVRFTIGGQTVQGRIGRMGGENLLGLNKSVRATLGVEAGDTVDVTIELDDQPRVVELPQALAQALDADPAVRAAFDALSPSTRKEHARSVADAKRNDTRERRIAAIVESLRS encoded by the coding sequence ATGGCAGCAACGGTTCTGCGGATATCCACAGTGCTCGAATCACGGGGCCCCGCGGCAGCGATCGTGCTCAGTGACGAGCAGGTCGCGTCCCTCGGTTCCACCAAGACTCCACCGGTTCGGTTCACGATCGGTGGGCAAACGGTGCAGGGGCGCATCGGCCGGATGGGCGGAGAAAATCTGCTCGGACTGAACAAGAGCGTTCGCGCCACACTCGGCGTCGAGGCCGGCGACACCGTCGACGTGACCATCGAATTGGACGACCAGCCGCGGGTCGTCGAGCTACCGCAGGCGTTGGCGCAAGCGCTGGATGCGGATCCCGCTGTCCGAGCAGCGTTCGATGCGCTGTCACCGTCGACGCGAAAAGAACACGCAAGATCCGTCGCCGACGCGAAACGTAACGACACCCGTGAGCGGCGTATCGCGGCCATCGTCGAGTCCCTTCGGTCCTGA
- a CDS encoding SRPBCC family protein — translation MTALEFSESIVVAAPVDDVYAVVSDITRTGEWSPICQECWWNEADGGGVGSTFTGRNVVPGRTWETVSTVAAAEPGREFAWVVGDNFVRWGYTLEPVDGGTRLTENWNFLPGGIGHFHRKFGDDAQKEIDTRSQAALDGIPRTLAAIKRIVEAEA, via the coding sequence ATGACCGCACTCGAGTTCTCCGAATCCATCGTCGTCGCTGCGCCGGTCGACGACGTGTACGCCGTCGTCTCCGACATCACCCGAACAGGAGAATGGAGCCCGATCTGCCAGGAATGCTGGTGGAACGAGGCCGACGGCGGTGGCGTCGGATCGACCTTCACCGGCCGGAACGTGGTGCCGGGCCGCACGTGGGAAACCGTGTCGACAGTGGCGGCAGCCGAACCCGGCCGCGAGTTCGCGTGGGTGGTGGGCGACAACTTCGTCCGCTGGGGCTACACGCTCGAGCCCGTCGACGGTGGCACACGCCTGACCGAGAACTGGAACTTCCTGCCCGGCGGTATCGGGCACTTTCACCGCAAGTTCGGCGACGACGCGCAGAAGGAAATCGACACTCGTAGCCAGGCGGCACTCGACGGTATCCCTCGGACCCTGGCGGCAATCAAGCGAATCGTGGAAGCCGAGGCCTGA
- a CDS encoding alpha/beta fold hydrolase encodes MTTDRFDLPEPIFVSVGGDRVATYELTPEVDAPSTDVVLCHGTPWSAQVWAQAGRHLGVGHRVYLWDMPGYGRSAQGPRVRTDLATQMSRLAMLLEHWKLERPFVVAHDIGGAVALGAHLIHGCDYGSLFLWDVVTLDPWGSAFFRLVADNSEGFAALPASLHTALVSEYIAGAAHHRLEPNIVAMLTEPWISDEGQPAFYRQIAELRPEDTRPIVDALPRVRCDTSIGWGQQDPWIPVEQAYRLRQLVPGRSPVITLPGVGHLSPLEAPAFVQQALDAWLR; translated from the coding sequence ATGACGACCGACAGATTCGATCTACCGGAGCCCATCTTCGTGTCCGTGGGCGGCGATCGGGTCGCAACCTACGAGCTGACCCCCGAGGTGGACGCACCATCCACTGACGTCGTGCTCTGCCATGGAACTCCCTGGTCGGCGCAGGTCTGGGCGCAGGCCGGTCGTCACCTCGGCGTCGGTCATCGGGTCTACCTGTGGGACATGCCCGGATACGGCCGCTCCGCGCAGGGACCTCGGGTGCGTACCGACCTGGCCACGCAGATGTCGCGGCTCGCGATGTTGCTCGAGCACTGGAAGTTGGAGCGGCCCTTCGTCGTCGCGCATGATATCGGCGGTGCTGTCGCTCTGGGAGCCCACCTGATACACGGATGCGACTACGGCAGTTTGTTCTTGTGGGACGTGGTGACACTGGACCCGTGGGGGTCCGCATTCTTCAGGCTCGTGGCGGACAACAGTGAGGGCTTCGCTGCGTTGCCGGCGTCCCTGCACACTGCGTTGGTCTCCGAATACATTGCCGGAGCAGCGCATCATCGGCTGGAACCGAACATCGTCGCGATGTTGACCGAACCCTGGATATCCGACGAGGGACAGCCTGCCTTCTACCGACAGATCGCCGAACTGCGGCCCGAGGACACGCGACCGATCGTCGACGCGCTTCCCCGAGTCCGCTGCGACACCTCCATCGGATGGGGCCAGCAGGACCCCTGGATTCCCGTCGAACAGGCATATCGATTGCGACAGTTGGTGCCGGGTCGATCGCCTGTGATCACCCTCCCGGGTGTGGGGCATCTGAGTCCGCTCGAAGCTCCAGCATTCGTCCAACAGGCCTTGGACGCATGGTTGCGTTGA
- a CDS encoding ClpP family protease yields MSESPRMFPPELRNQLLRHRVLVLDGALDDDNGTVLTTHLLTLAAENPSADIALWIHSPGGSVPAMLAIRDVMHLVPCDVSTLALGLACSAGQFLLSSGTRGKRYALPHSRILMHQGSAGIGGSAVEVEVQANDLRHTRDTVLGLIADDTGQTREQIFDDSLHDRWFTAEAAREYGFVDAIVDSFDQVMPARRVSFGMEMAR; encoded by the coding sequence ATGAGCGAATCACCTCGAATGTTCCCGCCCGAACTCCGCAATCAACTTCTCCGCCATCGGGTTCTCGTGCTCGACGGTGCCCTCGACGACGACAACGGCACCGTCCTCACCACTCACCTGCTGACGTTGGCGGCCGAGAATCCCTCCGCCGACATCGCCCTGTGGATTCACTCACCGGGAGGGTCGGTTCCCGCGATGCTCGCCATCCGCGACGTGATGCACCTCGTACCCTGCGACGTGTCGACGCTGGCACTCGGATTGGCCTGCAGCGCTGGTCAGTTCTTACTGTCGTCAGGCACGCGCGGTAAGCGGTATGCCCTGCCGCATTCTCGAATACTGATGCACCAGGGGTCCGCCGGCATCGGTGGGTCGGCCGTCGAAGTCGAGGTGCAGGCCAACGATCTGCGGCATACCCGAGATACGGTTCTCGGCCTCATCGCCGACGACACCGGGCAGACACGCGAGCAGATCTTCGACGACTCCCTGCACGATCGCTGGTTCACCGCGGAGGCCGCCCGCGAGTACGGGTTCGTCGACGCGATCGTCGACTCGTTCGATCAGGTGATGCCTGCGCGACGAGTGTCCTTCGGAATGGAGATGGCCCGATGA
- the yczR gene encoding aminotransferase-like domain-containing protein, protein MDSYDATAISAPELAARIDPSTLRNRSGGPLYLEIADELRRLIESGEVSAQTRLPAERALSISLDVSRVTVASAYRHLRESGWISAQRGSGTYVSPTGSLPSWGSLAGDRETANLEFVNASPSASPLLSDAYGVAAEKIRDRFSLGGYAPSGLFELREAIAAYYRGREVPTTADNVLVTSGATDAIHAVLATFTEPGARVLVEHPTYPGVVELVHSLGGRCIPVPIDPDDTDEFVTSADRATRQSAPTLAYFMPDFSNPSGARLPLRTRRQLSATMHRHAVLTIVDEVAADLSLDGSPDIEPFGAATPDIATVTIGSTSKTVWGGLRVGWVRAEAGLLARIAATYARRQLSVSVIDQLAATELLGRYDEVRRVRAEASRVARDHTVALMRHQLPDWHFRVPNGGLALWCSLPDGIRSSSLVAEAHSHGLLLAPGLRFGTGYAFDDHQRIPFTRSLPDITSAVEILAGLSSAGTPAPTIASSRPAAVV, encoded by the coding sequence ATGGACTCGTACGACGCGACCGCAATCTCGGCCCCGGAATTGGCCGCACGGATCGACCCGTCGACGTTGCGCAACCGATCCGGCGGTCCCCTCTACCTCGAGATCGCCGACGAGTTGCGTCGGCTCATCGAGAGCGGTGAGGTATCGGCTCAGACGCGGCTGCCTGCGGAGCGGGCGCTGTCGATCAGTTTGGACGTCAGTCGGGTGACGGTTGCGTCGGCCTATCGTCATCTTCGGGAGAGCGGCTGGATCAGCGCCCAGCGAGGCTCGGGTACCTATGTTTCCCCGACGGGTTCGCTACCGTCCTGGGGATCGCTGGCCGGCGACCGGGAGACTGCCAATTTGGAGTTCGTCAACGCGTCCCCCTCGGCCTCGCCTCTGTTGTCCGATGCGTACGGCGTTGCGGCAGAGAAGATTCGAGACCGTTTCTCCCTGGGTGGCTACGCTCCGTCCGGTTTGTTCGAGCTCCGCGAAGCCATTGCCGCGTACTACCGAGGGCGTGAAGTACCGACCACGGCCGACAACGTTCTCGTCACCTCCGGTGCCACCGACGCCATCCACGCGGTGTTGGCCACGTTCACCGAGCCCGGTGCCCGGGTGCTGGTGGAGCACCCGACGTACCCGGGTGTCGTCGAACTCGTTCATTCACTGGGCGGTCGCTGCATCCCGGTGCCCATCGACCCGGACGACACCGACGAATTCGTGACATCGGCAGATCGAGCCACTCGACAGAGCGCTCCGACGCTGGCGTATTTCATGCCCGACTTCTCCAATCCGTCGGGCGCGCGGCTGCCCCTCAGGACCCGGCGGCAACTGTCCGCAACCATGCACCGCCATGCCGTACTGACCATCGTCGACGAGGTAGCAGCGGACCTGTCCCTCGACGGGTCGCCCGACATCGAACCTTTCGGGGCGGCAACCCCGGATATTGCGACGGTGACGATCGGGTCGACGAGCAAGACGGTGTGGGGAGGGCTGCGAGTCGGCTGGGTTCGAGCCGAGGCGGGCCTGTTGGCGAGAATCGCCGCAACCTATGCGCGACGACAACTTTCGGTGTCCGTCATCGATCAGCTGGCTGCTACGGAGTTGCTCGGTCGATACGACGAGGTGCGTCGGGTGCGCGCGGAGGCGTCGAGAGTTGCTCGTGACCACACCGTCGCGTTGATGCGTCATCAACTGCCGGACTGGCACTTTCGAGTGCCGAACGGAGGCCTGGCATTGTGGTGTTCCCTACCCGACGGCATTCGATCCAGTTCCCTCGTCGCCGAAGCCCATTCGCACGGATTGCTGCTGGCGCCGGGGCTGCGATTCGGAACGGGGTATGCCTTCGACGACCATCAGCGCATACCGTTCACGCGGTCACTTCCCGACATCACCTCGGCCGTCGAGATCTTGGCCGGCCTCAGCTCCGCGGGTACGCCTGCACCGACCATCGCGTCGAGCAGACCCGCAGCGGTGGTGTGA
- a CDS encoding protein-tyrosine phosphatase family protein: MWDAHSPGVLQLPSGSVVRGRALRDPMPDGPSPDFGVYLQGKDPGGFDWDSRWVRWPDFWLPSDSKELEVVLREVLRRCATERVEIACTGGVGRTGTALACLVALDGLPGDAAIDYVRRQYSPRAMETPWQKRFAKTFVKPGSLL, from the coding sequence ATGTGGGACGCACACAGCCCGGGCGTGCTCCAGTTGCCGTCGGGCAGCGTAGTTCGTGGACGCGCCTTGCGTGACCCGATGCCTGACGGACCTTCACCGGATTTCGGGGTCTACCTGCAGGGCAAGGATCCCGGCGGGTTCGACTGGGACAGTCGCTGGGTTCGTTGGCCCGACTTCTGGCTCCCGTCCGACTCGAAAGAACTCGAGGTCGTGCTTCGAGAAGTGCTGCGACGCTGCGCAACCGAGAGAGTCGAGATTGCATGCACCGGCGGTGTCGGACGAACTGGCACCGCATTGGCGTGTCTCGTCGCGCTCGACGGTCTGCCCGGCGACGCGGCCATCGACTACGTTCGGCGACAATACTCGCCTCGGGCCATGGAAACGCCCTGGCAGAAGCGCTTTGCGAAGACGTTCGTGAAACCGGGCTCTCTGCTCTGA
- a CDS encoding helix-turn-helix domain-containing protein, which produces MGEVIRIDERRAARAVEPLWREVVGRRLRERRHARGDTLADTAARAGIAPQYLSELERGRKDPSSEILAAVVGALGTSMAEISGLAHHDLSRGDATLMAA; this is translated from the coding sequence ATGGGCGAGGTGATACGAATCGATGAGCGTCGAGCAGCACGCGCAGTGGAACCGTTGTGGCGCGAAGTAGTCGGTCGACGGCTACGCGAGCGCAGACACGCTCGCGGTGACACTCTGGCCGACACCGCTGCTCGGGCAGGCATTGCGCCGCAGTACTTGTCGGAGCTCGAACGCGGCCGCAAGGATCCGTCGAGCGAGATTCTTGCGGCCGTCGTCGGTGCACTGGGCACGTCCATGGCGGAGATCTCAGGCCTGGCGCATCACGACCTGTCCCGCGGAGACGCGACGTTGATGGCGGCCTGA